The DNA window GCGACGCGCGGGGACACTTCGAGTTCCGGTCGCTTCGGCCGGACCGAGGCTACCGGCTGGAGGTGAGGCACTCGGGCTATGACCAGGTGTCGCGCGCCGAGGGCAAGGCGGGTGGGCCTCCGGTGAAGGTGGTGCTCAAGAAGCGCGACCTCTTCCGGGGGCGGGTGGTGGGGACCGATGGCGCCCCGGTGCGCAACTTCCGGATGGATGAGCACGTGGTGGACAGCCCCGATGGGCGCTTCGAGCTCCCGCTCTCCACGATGGGGGACCGCGTCATCTTCGCGGTGGATGCCTCCGGCTATGAGCCCCTGACGGTGGACCGCCCCGCGTCGCCAGACCTGGGCGACCTGGTGCTGGAGCGGCTGCCCAGCGTCAGTGGACGGGTGCGGGACATGAATGGCGCGCCCGTGGCGGACGCCGTGGTGTCCTGTGAGATTTGCGATGAGTCCGTGATGTCCGGCCCGGATGGTCGCTTCACGTTGGTGGCTCCGCCTTATGTGGCGGAGTACGCGGTGAGCGCGCGCAAGGGCCGGCTGAGTGCGACGGAGACGCTCACGCGCGGAAGCCAGACGTCGGTGGAGTTGACGTTGAAGCAGGCCACGCGGCTGAGCGGCCGCGTGTTTCTCCCCGGTGGAGTGCCCGCCGCGGGCGTCGAGGTCCAGGCGATGAGTGGGGACCGGTCCGCGCCGGTTCACATCGTCACCGGGCCGGACGGGGGCTACTCGGTGGAGGTGTCCCCGGGCAGCTACCGCTTCATGTTGAACACGGGGCGCGAGGCCAACGGAGAGCAGGCGTTGATAGCGCAGGTGGAGGGCTCCGAGATGCGCCTCGACCTCGGGCCGGCACCGGGAACCGCGTCGCTCTCGATTCAGCTCAAGACTCCCGAGCGAGGCAAGGCCCTGTGGTTGGTGGCGGGAGAAGTCGCCGTGGCGGCCAGCGCCTCCGCGCAGGAGTTGCTTCGCTCCCGCTGGGCGCAGCTCGTCTACCAGCCGACCTCCGAGCAGGTCGTCGTCACGGGGCTTCGTCCGGGCCGCTACACGCTGGTGTGGGGCGCGTTCCACGTGCAGACACCCGGGGGCCCCGAGGTGCGGGTGGTGGATGTGCCCTCGCGAGGTGAAGTGACGCTGGGGCAGTGAGCGTCACCTCGCGGCGCGGGTTGCGAGCCGGAGGGCGTGCGCATTAGGAAGCCGCATGGACGCATCGGCATTGAAGGGCCGTCGCATCGTGGTCGGCGTGGGGGGTGGCATCGCCGCGTACAAGGCCTGTGAGCTCGTTCGCGAGTTGCAGCGCGCGGGCGCCGAGGTGCGAGTGGCCATGACGGAGGGCGCTCGGCAGTTCGTCACGCCGCTCACCTTCCAGGCGCTCAGCGGGCACCCCGTGCTCACCGACTATTTCGACCCGTCCCAAGAGGGGAACTTCGGACACCTGGACCTGGCGCGCTGGGCGCACGCCTTCGTCATCGCACCCGCCACGGCGGACCTGCTGGCGCGGCTGCGCGCGGGCATGGCCAACGACGCGGTGACGACGTCGCTCCTCGCGTTCCGTGGGCCCGTGGTGCTGGCCCCCGCGATGAACGTGGCCATGTGGGACAACGCGATGACGCAGGAGAATGTAGCGGCGTTGCTGTCGCATCCGCGCTTCAGCATGGTGGGGCCGGGGGCGGGGCTCCTGGCCTGTGGCGACGTGGGGGAGGGGCGTCTGGCGGATGTGCCCGCAATCGCGGCGGCCGTGGCGGCGCGGTTCGCGCCCGGCCCCTTGGCGGGCAAGCGGGTGTTGCTGACGGCGGGGCCCACGCGAGAGTTCCTGGACCCGGTGCGCTTCATCTCCAATCCATCCACCGGGAAGATGGGAATGGCGCTGGCGCATGCGGCTCGTGAGCTGGGAGCCTCGGTGACGGTGGTGTTGGGGCCGGTGGGGAGCGTGGACCGTTCGGGCCTGGAGGTGGTGGACGTCGTCACCGCGGAGGAGATGGCGCGCGAGGTGCTGGGGCGCGTGGCGGAGTCGGATGTGTTCATCGCCACCGCCGCGGTGAGCGACTGGCGGCCGGAGCTTCGCGCGGCGCAGAAGGTGAAGAAGGGCACCGTGGACGGGCCGGAGACCCTGCGCCTGGTGCGCACGCCGGATGTGCTGGCCGAGGCCTCCCGGAAGGTCGCGGGCCAGCCTCGCCGCCCGGTGTTGGTGGGCTTCGCCGCGGAGACGGAGCGGGTGTTGGAGCACGCGCGCGAGAAGCTGGAGCGCAAGGGGCTGGATGCGATTGTCGCCAATGACGTGACGGCGCCGGGCGCGGGCTTTGGCACGGACACCAATCGGGTGACGGTGTTGACGCGCGCGGGTGCGTCTCGGGAGCTCCAGGGCGGCAAGGACGTCGTGGCCCGGGGCATCCTCGAGCTGCTCCTGGTGGAAAAGCGCCCTTCGGCGGGGTGAGCCTCCTCCTCGCGACAAGCCGCATCGCGGGGAAGGCCCGGAGGGTAGGAGGGGCGAGCGACAGGTCTGTGACGCGATGTGCGGGCCGAGCCGACCCAGGAGGGGATGGCTGGCTCGCCCTCGCTCCGGGTGGACTCGAGAGATGGGCGTCCGCTTCCTTGCGCCCGGGCGTTCCGTCCGATACCGATCAGTCACCGTGAACGACGACACGCCCGAGGCCTCGCAGGAACTGAGCGCCGTGCTGGAGGATGTCCGCCGCCACCTGCTCTGGCAGGAGGAGGCGGCTGGCCGGGTGCTGATGATGGACGCCAAGGCGGCGGCCGAGCTGCAGCGGTCCGCGCCGTCATTGCGCGCGCGTCTGGCTCGGGCCACGGGAATGGGCGAGCCCTCGGCGGCTTCTCCCGAGCGTCGTCCCGCCCCGGTCTCGGCGCCCGTGGGGCCCACCGCTTCCGCGCCGGCACCCGGCACGATGCCTGAACGCGGGCCTGGGTCCTCGACGGGCGCCGAGCCGAAGCCTCCGATGGCCGGAGCGCCGCCCACGCGCCCCACCAGTCCGACGCCCGCGATGCCCTCGTCCCGTCCGCTCGCCGCGATGGAGACACCGCGCCAGGGACCTGCTGGCCCTGGGGGACACCCCGAGGCAGCGGCGCCTCGCCCACCTCTCGCGGCGCGCGCGCCCGCATCTCGACCCGTGGGGCCCGCCTCGACGGGGACGCTCCTGGAAGTGCCTCGCGCCTCGACGGGTGCGGTGGGTGGTGAGCGTCCGACGTTGGACCAGGTTCGCCGCGAGCTGGGCGACTGCCAGCGCTGCAAGCTGTGCTCGGGCC is part of the Myxococcus landrumus genome and encodes:
- the coaBC gene encoding bifunctional phosphopantothenoylcysteine decarboxylase/phosphopantothenate--cysteine ligase CoaBC, producing the protein MDASALKGRRIVVGVGGGIAAYKACELVRELQRAGAEVRVAMTEGARQFVTPLTFQALSGHPVLTDYFDPSQEGNFGHLDLARWAHAFVIAPATADLLARLRAGMANDAVTTSLLAFRGPVVLAPAMNVAMWDNAMTQENVAALLSHPRFSMVGPGAGLLACGDVGEGRLADVPAIAAAVAARFAPGPLAGKRVLLTAGPTREFLDPVRFISNPSTGKMGMALAHAARELGASVTVVLGPVGSVDRSGLEVVDVVTAEEMAREVLGRVAESDVFIATAAVSDWRPELRAAQKVKKGTVDGPETLRLVRTPDVLAEASRKVAGQPRRPVLVGFAAETERVLEHAREKLERKGLDAIVANDVTAPGAGFGTDTNRVTVLTRAGASRELQGGKDVVARGILELLLVEKRPSAG
- a CDS encoding uracil-DNA glycosylase codes for the protein MGVRFLAPGRSVRYRSVTVNDDTPEASQELSAVLEDVRRHLLWQEEAAGRVLMMDAKAAAELQRSAPSLRARLARATGMGEPSAASPERRPAPVSAPVGPTASAPAPGTMPERGPGSSTGAEPKPPMAGAPPTRPTSPTPAMPSSRPLAAMETPRQGPAGPGGHPEAAAPRPPLAARAPASRPVGPASTGTLLEVPRASTGAVGGERPTLDQVRRELGDCQRCKLCSGRKNIVFGTGNPRAELVFVGEGPGEQEDLQGVPFVGAAGALLTKMIEAMGFGRDDVYICNVVKCRPPGNRNPEPDEIAACEPFLRAQLAAIQPRVVVALGKFAAQTLLRDSTPITRMRGQWRVYEGIQLMPTFHPAYLLRNPAEKRNAWADLQAVMKVFGKNPGSRT